The following proteins are encoded in a genomic region of Syntrophotaleaceae bacterium:
- a CDS encoding DUF2845 domain-containing protein, translating to MKKLLTAGVIILLSTVPVGPATGGMRCGTDLISEQSNKFEVLASCGEPLEKFGEGLTIGDEEIIDGGEEHWIYDFGSGVYYVVTFDGFEVRKIESKQK from the coding sequence ATGAAAAAGCTGTTGACCGCAGGGGTCATCATTCTGCTTTCAACGGTGCCAGTGGGACCGGCAACCGGTGGCATGCGCTGCGGAACGGATCTGATCAGTGAGCAAAGCAACAAGTTCGAGGTGCTTGCGTCGTGCGGCGAACCGTTGGAAAAATTTGGAGAGGGTTTGACCATCGGCGACGAGGAAATTATAGACGGCGGCGAGGAACACTGGATTTACGACTTCGGCAGTGGAGTTTATTATGTCGTGACCTTCGATGGCTTCGAGGTCCGCAAAATCGAGAGTAAACAAAAATAG
- a CDS encoding RuBisCO large subunit C-terminal-like domain-containing protein, translating into MATEILSHDDRNFFVWKDDLDRNSYIFVSYTVYTSHDAEAAAIGIAKEQSCSTTRFFSHPPIEGINAFTARVVNVSVKNENLEPYIAPYYLNTPVYKSQTSREMIQELEITIAYPRAIFESGMTRIWNVVFGEIARLGYLTGFRCNDISFPEDLLARFPGPRFGVKGIREKLRVFDRPLFCRSMRPAVGLATKEMIAINRTVLTGGFDIVKDDELTYDTDCSEFLGRIRKMVDMKKSVEDATGEKKMYVANIIDDHSRSFRYAELAAKAGVDALLVSVHLQGMSIISEVSNISGLPVLSHNACGDILTRLPFWGVSDELMIKIQRMMGADFVVTPGEFSTPYIAHEKTRRVISACRNDEVPYRAVLPILQGGKVSSQLYDYFESVGSADFMLIVAAAVDNAPQGQFAGAKAFREAWENECGYAKRQSACS; encoded by the coding sequence ATGGCTACAGAAATATTGTCACATGACGACAGGAATTTTTTTGTTTGGAAAGATGATCTAGACAGGAATAGCTATATTTTTGTTTCTTACACGGTCTACACTTCTCATGATGCGGAAGCTGCTGCAATTGGTATTGCAAAAGAGCAGAGCTGCTCGACAACAAGGTTTTTTTCTCATCCCCCCATCGAGGGAATAAACGCGTTTACCGCAAGAGTTGTGAACGTATCTGTAAAAAATGAAAACCTGGAACCTTACATAGCCCCTTATTACCTGAATACTCCGGTGTACAAAAGTCAGACTTCCAGGGAAATGATCCAGGAACTGGAAATAACAATTGCGTATCCGAGAGCGATCTTTGAATCCGGAATGACTCGGATATGGAATGTTGTTTTTGGGGAAATAGCCCGATTGGGTTATCTGACCGGTTTCAGATGCAACGACATCAGTTTCCCCGAAGACTTGCTGGCCCGGTTTCCGGGGCCCCGCTTCGGAGTCAAGGGCATCAGGGAAAAACTCCGGGTTTTCGACCGACCCCTGTTCTGCAGGTCGATGCGACCCGCTGTCGGACTTGCCACCAAAGAGATGATTGCCATAAACAGAACTGTATTGACCGGCGGCTTTGACATCGTCAAGGATGACGAACTGACCTACGATACGGACTGCTCGGAATTCCTTGGCAGAATCCGTAAAATGGTCGATATGAAAAAATCGGTGGAAGATGCCACCGGCGAGAAAAAGATGTATGTCGCAAACATCATCGATGATCATTCCCGCTCCTTTCGCTATGCGGAACTGGCAGCGAAAGCGGGGGTGGACGCCCTTCTTGTCAGTGTCCACCTTCAGGGCATGTCGATTATAAGCGAAGTCTCCAATATCTCCGGATTGCCTGTTCTTTCTCATAACGCCTGTGGAGATATCTTGACGCGTTTGCCCTTCTGGGGGGTAAGCGATGAACTGATGATCAAGATTCAGCGTATGATGGGAGCGGATTTTGTCGTCACGCCCGGAGAATTTTCAACCCCTTATATTGCTCATGAAAAAACGAGACGTGTCATTTCGGCATGCCGGAACGACGAAGTGCCGTACAGAGCAGTCCTACCCATCCTTCAGGGCGGAAAGGTCTCCTCTCAACTTTACGATTATTTTGAGTCGGTGGGGTCCGCAGATTTCATGCTGATCGTTGCAGCCGCTGTAGACAATGCACCTCAGGGGCAGTTTGCGGGTGCCAAAGCGTTTCGCGAGGCTTGGGAGAATGAGTGCGGCTATGCCAAGCGCCAGTCCGCCTGCTCTTAG
- a CDS encoding 2-C-methyl-D-erythritol 4-phosphate cytidylyltransferase, with protein MKTVALIPAAGYGTRLGRGPKGLLEIGGKKLLVHLLEKVVPLVNNVLIGVPGEFREDFKHLERHNVAIMVGGQTRQETVEILLKHTAGEIVLIQDAARPFTKPASIAAVIEAAGMHGAAGLFLDPTVPVAIIEGGFAVKSYSRNNTGVFQAPQAFRREILSKAIQKTQGLHFQSTAEMVLAAGYKIKCIEGDPYNIKITDQFDLSVAEKVIMQSVGIQ; from the coding sequence ATGAAAACAGTTGCGCTCATACCCGCAGCAGGATATGGCACGAGATTGGGCCGTGGACCGAAGGGGCTGCTTGAAATCGGCGGCAAAAAACTGCTGGTTCATCTTCTGGAGAAGGTTGTTCCGCTGGTGAACAACGTTTTGATAGGTGTCCCCGGGGAATTCCGCGAGGACTTCAAGCACCTCGAGCGTCACAATGTGGCAATTATGGTCGGCGGCCAGACCCGTCAGGAAACAGTTGAGATTCTACTTAAGCACACAGCCGGAGAGATTGTCCTGATACAGGATGCAGCGAGGCCTTTTACCAAACCTGCGTCGATTGCTGCGGTTATAGAAGCGGCGGGTATGCATGGAGCGGCCGGACTTTTCCTCGATCCGACGGTACCTGTAGCAATCATTGAAGGCGGCTTTGCCGTGAAATCCTACTCCCGCAATAATACGGGGGTCTTTCAAGCTCCCCAAGCTTTCAGGCGGGAAATTCTGTCCAAAGCGATTCAAAAAACCCAGGGTCTCCACTTCCAATCCACTGCGGAAATGGTTCTTGCGGCCGGGTATAAGATAAAATGTATTGAAGGAGATCCTTACAATATCAAAATAACAGACCAGTTCGATTTATCAGTCGCTGAGAAAGTTATAATGCAATCCGTCGGGATTCAATAA
- a CDS encoding CDP-glycerol glycerophosphotransferase family protein — MQQVNDFYSRVNPETGKRQKSKKGNHLKRVAFFSLPHHWPIVRPVYEIAQKKFDCWASDQEKEVIDFKPHAVVAASACPKSIRKSMPESYVIWLRHGFSDKNYAKVSLGRTDFACVSSQWAIDDFTAKGYKPFLGYWITGFSAMDQVYHRIAALSSQPKKEKGLSVLYAPTYNPELSAQEQLGEGWIENFTFMFKDFNLLIKPHPLTQNFSPEHIRYYKKMAITFPRVKILDPNSDFYEVIDKADMLISDASSVIFYYLALDRPVILVDNEKRFECKNFNPNGPEWSWREIGERVSTQQDLLRAVKEAVEAPQKGSSLRSKYRSKVLGDTFDGRACERIVSNIQQLLSPSPPPDILSRTMRCKKMLHPLRIKKTIRPLLPKVI; from the coding sequence ATGCAGCAGGTTAATGATTTTTACTCACGGGTAAACCCTGAGACCGGGAAACGGCAGAAAAGCAAGAAAGGGAATCATTTGAAAAGGGTCGCCTTTTTTTCCCTGCCCCATCATTGGCCTATCGTTCGGCCGGTATACGAAATAGCCCAAAAAAAATTCGATTGTTGGGCAAGCGATCAGGAAAAAGAAGTCATAGACTTCAAACCTCATGCCGTGGTCGCCGCAAGTGCCTGTCCGAAATCTATCCGAAAATCCATGCCTGAATCCTATGTCATATGGCTTCGCCATGGCTTCTCCGATAAAAATTATGCCAAAGTTTCCCTGGGACGTACGGATTTTGCCTGCGTCTCTTCTCAGTGGGCCATCGATGATTTTACTGCTAAAGGATATAAGCCCTTCCTGGGATATTGGATAACGGGCTTTTCGGCAATGGATCAGGTATACCACCGCATCGCTGCCTTGAGCAGTCAACCCAAAAAAGAAAAAGGGTTAAGTGTTCTTTATGCCCCAACCTACAATCCTGAACTTTCAGCCCAGGAGCAGTTGGGTGAGGGCTGGATCGAAAACTTTACGTTCATGTTCAAGGATTTCAATTTACTGATAAAACCTCATCCGCTGACGCAAAACTTTTCCCCTGAACATATCCGCTATTATAAAAAAATGGCCATTACTTTCCCCCGTGTCAAAATACTCGACCCCAATTCCGATTTTTATGAAGTCATTGATAAAGCTGATATGCTCATCTCCGACGCATCATCCGTAATCTTCTATTATCTGGCTCTCGACAGGCCTGTAATCCTGGTGGATAACGAAAAACGGTTCGAATGCAAAAATTTCAATCCCAATGGACCTGAATGGTCCTGGCGCGAAATAGGTGAGAGGGTATCGACCCAGCAGGATCTGTTGAGAGCGGTAAAAGAGGCTGTCGAAGCACCGCAGAAAGGTAGCTCCCTACGCTCAAAATATAGGTCCAAGGTCCTGGGAGATACCTTTGACGGGCGGGCATGCGAAAGAATTGTATCGAATATTCAGCAACTTCTCTCCCCTTCACCGCCACCGGATATTCTTTCAAGAACAATGCGCTGCAAGAAGATGCTGCACCCCTTGCGGATTAAAAAAACCATTCGTCCTTTGCTGCCAAAGGTCATATGA
- the uvrB gene encoding excinuclease ABC subunit UvrB: protein MARFEIKSDYFPRGDQPQAIDELVAGIQRGDTHQVLLGVTGSGKTFTMANVVARVQRPTLVLAHNKTLAAQLYGEFKELFPHNAVEYFVSYYDYYQPEAYVPTTDTYIEKDSSINEEIDKLRHSATRSLLSRRDVLIVASVSCIYGLGSPEAYYGMLIRLEEGQELERNDLLKRLVEIQYTRNDVDFHRGSFRVRGDTVEVFPAYEEKRALRIEFFGDEIETISEIDPIRGRVVDRIERTAIFPASHYVATRPTLDRAIKEIQEELRERLVWFRERNMLLEAQRLEQRTLFDIEMMEEMGYCQGIENYSRFLDGRLPGQPPATLFDYFPEDALMFIDESHVSVSQVGAMYRGDRSRKETLVNYGFRLPSALDNRPMKFEEFEAKGIQTVYVSATPADYELTRAEGVVVEQIVRPTGLVDPPIEVRSARDQVDDLIHEIRAEVKRGYRILVTTLTKRMAEELTKYLEELRIRVRYLHSDIDTVQRMEIIRDLRQGVFDVLVGINLLREGLDIPEVSLVAILDADKEGFLRSERSLIQTCGRAARNVDGRVIMYGDQITRSMRACIEETERRRAAQLEYNEKHGITPQTVKKSLRSILEDIAEKDYVELPLAAEEQEEYLTPRQLHEQIARLKTEMLQAAAALEFEKAAELRDRMLVLEKQELALRG from the coding sequence ATGGCCAGATTCGAAATCAAATCCGATTATTTTCCCCGCGGCGACCAGCCCCAGGCCATCGACGAACTCGTGGCCGGAATTCAGCGAGGGGACACCCACCAGGTGCTGCTCGGAGTCACCGGCAGCGGCAAGACCTTTACCATGGCCAATGTGGTGGCGCGGGTGCAGCGTCCGACCCTGGTGCTGGCCCACAACAAGACCCTGGCCGCCCAGCTCTATGGTGAATTCAAGGAGCTCTTTCCCCACAACGCCGTTGAGTACTTCGTTTCCTACTACGACTACTACCAGCCCGAAGCCTACGTTCCCACCACGGACACCTACATCGAAAAAGACTCCTCCATCAACGAGGAGATCGACAAGCTGCGTCACAGTGCCACCCGCAGCCTGCTCTCCCGGCGGGACGTGCTGATCGTCGCTTCGGTTTCCTGCATCTACGGCCTCGGTTCGCCGGAAGCCTACTACGGCATGCTGATCCGCCTTGAGGAGGGGCAGGAACTGGAGCGGAACGACCTGCTCAAGCGGCTGGTGGAGATCCAGTACACCCGCAACGACGTCGATTTCCACCGCGGCTCCTTCCGGGTGAGGGGCGATACGGTGGAGGTTTTTCCTGCCTATGAGGAGAAACGCGCCCTGCGCATCGAGTTTTTCGGCGACGAGATCGAGACGATCAGCGAAATCGATCCGATCCGGGGGCGGGTCGTCGATCGCATCGAACGGACGGCGATTTTTCCCGCAAGTCACTATGTCGCCACCCGACCGACCCTCGACCGGGCGATCAAGGAGATTCAGGAAGAATTGAGGGAGCGGCTGGTCTGGTTTCGCGAACGGAACATGCTGCTCGAGGCCCAGCGTCTCGAACAGCGGACCCTGTTCGACATCGAGATGATGGAGGAGATGGGCTATTGCCAGGGGATCGAGAATTATTCCCGTTTTCTGGACGGCCGTCTGCCCGGACAGCCGCCGGCCACCCTGTTCGACTATTTCCCGGAAGACGCCCTGATGTTCATCGACGAAAGCCATGTCTCCGTCAGTCAGGTCGGGGCCATGTACCGGGGCGACCGCTCGCGTAAGGAGACACTCGTCAATTACGGCTTCCGCCTGCCGTCGGCCCTTGACAACAGACCCATGAAATTCGAGGAATTCGAGGCCAAAGGGATCCAGACCGTCTACGTTTCGGCCACGCCGGCGGACTATGAACTGACCAGGGCCGAAGGGGTGGTGGTCGAGCAGATCGTGCGCCCCACGGGCCTGGTCGACCCTCCCATCGAGGTGCGGTCTGCCCGGGACCAGGTCGACGACCTGATCCATGAAATTCGAGCGGAGGTCAAGAGGGGCTACAGGATTCTGGTCACCACCCTGACCAAGCGCATGGCCGAGGAACTGACAAAATACCTTGAGGAGCTGCGCATCCGCGTACGCTACCTCCACTCGGATATCGATACCGTGCAGCGCATGGAGATCATTCGCGACTTGCGTCAGGGGGTGTTCGACGTGCTGGTTGGTATCAACCTGCTGCGGGAGGGCCTCGATATCCCGGAAGTGAGCCTGGTGGCAATTCTGGACGCCGACAAGGAAGGCTTTCTCCGTTCGGAACGGTCGCTGATCCAGACCTGCGGCCGGGCCGCGCGGAATGTCGACGGGCGGGTGATCATGTATGGCGATCAGATCACCCGATCGATGCGGGCCTGCATCGAGGAGACCGAAAGGCGCCGCGCAGCCCAGCTGGAGTACAATGAAAAGCACGGCATCACGCCGCAGACGGTGAAGAAATCGCTGCGGTCGATCCTGGAGGATATTGCCGAGAAGGATTACGTGGAGTTGCCGTTGGCGGCCGAGGAGCAGGAGGAGTATTTGACCCCCCGCCAGTTGCATGAACAGATCGCCCGCCTCAAGACCGAGATGCTGCAAGCAGCCGCCGCATTGGAATTCGAAAAGGCCGCCGAACTGCGCGACCGGATGCTGGTGCTGGAGAAGCAGGAACTGGCGCTGCGGGGCTGA
- a CDS encoding DEAD/DEAH box helicase family protein translates to MIDFIRSTQAEKWTKLEAVHGADCPHRIIQRLYKELDLRGALDVLRNGFVDYGIRFQMAFFKPESGLNPDTLKLYGQNSLKITRQLYYSDKSRNSVDLALSLNGLPVATLELKNHFTGQTAGNAKRQYARDRDNRELLFAFKKRALVHFAVDPDEVYMTTRLDGNRTYWLPFNKGCGNGKGNPANPSGYKTSYLWEEVLTRDSWLDIIQRFIHLQTEAYEFDGVVKKSEKMIFPRYHQLDSVRKLTSDAKATGAGKNYLIQHSAGSGKSNSIAWLAYRLSSLHNERDERIFDSLIVVTDRKVLDNQLQNTIYQFEHKTGVVQKVDKDSSQLAAAIGYGTHIIITTLQKFPFVIEKVEDLPDRKYAVIIDEAHSSQGGEASKKMKEVLSSRSLDAAVEDEQDDFDDEDAINAEVEKSCAARGRQRNISFFAFTATPKHKTLAVFGTPGTEDKPQPFHLYSMRQAIEEGFILDVLKNYTTYDLYFKLTKAIEDDPLLNKKKAAQAIGKYVSLHPHNLAQKTEVIVEHFRQVVAKKIGGRAKAMLVTGSRLHAKRYYDEFNRYIKAREYTDIKVLVAFSGRVVDDDFPEGVAEPSLTGYGERELPEIFAKDEYKILIVADKYQTGFDQPLLHTMYVDKKLSGVKAVQTLSRLNRTCPGKDDTFVLDFVNDRETILSSFQPYYEITTVASEPDPNHLYDLKGKLDEKQIYWQSEIEAFARVYFKDSRRLTAKDQSYLYAYIDPAVDRFRAIEKEDEKDEFKKSLRTWTNLYSFLAQIMPFTEPDFEKFYAYAKLLQTKLPKKDLAETLRLDDEVALEYYRLQKISDGSIELQKDEVGELDGLSEAGIKRSMEEKAVLSEIIDILNERFGTNFEQADKLFFDQIEAELVLDETLKTQAQANKIDTFKYAFEDQFLSKLIERMDQNQEIFEKIVEDNAFGGLVKEWMLKKVYIKLKDITS, encoded by the coding sequence GTGATCGACTTCATCCGGTCAACCCAGGCGGAAAAGTGGACGAAGCTTGAAGCCGTGCATGGCGCCGACTGCCCGCACCGCATCATCCAGCGCCTGTACAAGGAACTTGATCTGCGCGGTGCACTGGATGTGCTGCGTAACGGCTTTGTGGATTACGGCATCCGTTTCCAGATGGCTTTTTTCAAGCCGGAGTCTGGCCTGAACCCGGATACTTTGAAGCTCTATGGCCAAAACAGCCTGAAGATAACCCGCCAGCTCTACTACAGCGACAAGAGCCGGAATTCGGTCGATCTGGCGCTGTCGCTCAACGGCCTGCCTGTTGCCACATTGGAACTGAAGAACCATTTCACCGGCCAGACAGCCGGCAACGCCAAGCGACAGTATGCTCGGGACCGGGACAACCGGGAGTTGTTGTTTGCGTTCAAGAAGAGAGCCCTGGTCCACTTCGCCGTCGATCCCGACGAAGTGTACATGACGACCCGGCTGGATGGGAACAGAACCTATTGGCTACCGTTCAACAAGGGGTGCGGCAACGGCAAAGGGAATCCTGCAAATCCAAGTGGTTACAAGACCTCCTACCTTTGGGAAGAAGTATTGACCAGGGATAGCTGGCTGGACATCATCCAGCGCTTCATTCATCTGCAAACCGAGGCGTATGAATTCGACGGGGTAGTGAAGAAGAGCGAGAAGATGATCTTCCCCCGCTATCATCAGCTTGATTCCGTCCGGAAGCTGACCAGCGACGCCAAGGCCACTGGTGCCGGCAAGAACTACCTGATTCAGCACTCCGCCGGCTCCGGCAAGAGCAACTCAATCGCCTGGCTGGCCTACCGACTTTCCAGTCTGCACAACGAAAGGGATGAGCGGATTTTCGATAGCCTCATCGTGGTGACCGATAGGAAAGTGCTTGATAACCAGCTCCAGAACACCATCTACCAGTTCGAGCATAAAACCGGGGTAGTGCAGAAAGTTGACAAGGACAGTTCTCAGCTTGCCGCTGCGATCGGCTACGGAACGCACATCATCATCACCACCCTGCAGAAGTTTCCTTTTGTAATTGAGAAGGTGGAGGATTTGCCGGACAGGAAGTATGCCGTCATCATTGATGAAGCCCACAGTTCGCAAGGGGGCGAGGCAAGCAAGAAAATGAAGGAGGTGCTTTCTTCCAGATCGCTTGATGCAGCGGTTGAGGATGAGCAGGACGATTTTGACGATGAAGACGCAATCAACGCCGAAGTAGAAAAATCATGCGCCGCCAGGGGCAGGCAACGGAATATCTCTTTTTTTGCTTTTACCGCCACACCAAAACACAAGACCCTCGCCGTGTTCGGCACTCCGGGCACCGAGGACAAACCGCAGCCCTTTCACCTTTACTCCATGCGCCAGGCGATTGAGGAGGGGTTCATTCTCGATGTCCTGAAAAACTATACGACCTATGACCTGTACTTCAAACTGACCAAGGCCATTGAGGACGACCCCCTGCTCAACAAAAAGAAGGCGGCGCAGGCGATAGGCAAATATGTGTCGCTGCATCCGCATAATCTTGCCCAAAAGACCGAGGTTATCGTTGAGCATTTCCGCCAGGTTGTTGCCAAGAAAATCGGCGGCAGAGCCAAGGCCATGCTGGTGACCGGTTCGAGGCTCCACGCCAAGCGATACTATGACGAGTTCAACCGATATATCAAAGCCAGGGAATACACAGACATCAAGGTGCTGGTAGCTTTTTCCGGAAGGGTTGTTGACGATGACTTCCCCGAGGGCGTTGCCGAGCCATCTCTGACAGGGTACGGCGAACGGGAGCTGCCGGAAATTTTTGCGAAGGATGAATACAAAATCCTGATTGTCGCGGACAAATATCAGACCGGATTCGATCAACCCCTGTTGCACACCATGTATGTGGACAAAAAGCTGTCCGGTGTAAAGGCTGTCCAGACGCTATCCCGGCTGAATCGAACCTGTCCCGGCAAGGATGACACCTTTGTTCTGGATTTCGTCAACGACCGGGAAACTATTCTCTCTTCATTCCAGCCGTACTATGAAATAACCACGGTTGCGTCCGAGCCCGACCCGAATCACCTTTACGATCTGAAAGGAAAACTGGACGAAAAGCAGATCTACTGGCAGTCGGAAATTGAAGCTTTTGCAAGGGTTTATTTCAAGGATAGTCGAAGGCTGACGGCCAAGGATCAGTCCTACTTGTATGCGTACATTGACCCTGCGGTTGATAGATTCAGGGCTATTGAGAAGGAGGACGAAAAGGACGAATTTAAGAAAAGTCTTCGAACCTGGACCAATCTCTATTCTTTCCTGGCCCAGATAATGCCCTTTACTGAGCCGGATTTTGAGAAGTTTTACGCCTATGCAAAACTGCTTCAAACCAAACTGCCGAAAAAGGATTTGGCGGAAACCTTGCGGCTCGATGATGAGGTTGCCCTGGAGTATTACCGCCTCCAGAAGATCTCAGATGGCAGCATTGAGCTGCAGAAGGATGAAGTTGGTGAACTTGATGGGCTATCAGAAGCAGGGATCAAGAGGTCAATGGAAGAGAAGGCCGTGCTGTCTGAAATTATCGACATTTTGAACGAAAGGTTCGGCACCAATTTCGAGCAAGCTGACAAACTCTTTTTCGATCAGATTGAAGCCGAACTTGTACTGGACGAAACCTTGAAAACACAGGCACAAGCCAATAAAATCGACACCTTTAAGTATGCATTCGAAGACCAATTCTTAAGCAAGCTGATTGAAAGAATGGATCAAAATCAGGAAATATTTGAAAAAATTGTCGAAGACAATGCATTTGGCGGACTTGTAAAGGAGTGGATGCTGAAAAAGGTTTATATTAAACTTAAAGATATTACTTCTTGA
- a CDS encoding putative DNA binding domain-containing protein, whose product MKTGALINKLHELSSMTSENEVVEFKEARNDYSFEKIGKYFSALANEANLKAIKHAWLVFGIHDKTRRIVGSNYRADGRALESLKKEIADKTTNRITFVEIHELKLPEGRVLMFQIPAAPKGIPIAWDGHYYGRDGESLSPLNLEEIERIRSHGPDRDWSAVICHGATLDDLSPDGILKARSAYKTKNPKLAEEIDGWDDLTFLNKAKVCIKGKITRAAIILLGKEEAEHFISPATCKITWILKDRDNIEKDYQHFSCPLILSTEAVYGKIRNLKYRYLPDGTLFPDEVDQYEPYIIREALNNCIAHQDYSLGGKITVVEREDGYLTFSNPGAFIPHSINEVLFSDAPSPYYRNKFLADAMVNLNMIDTIGSGIKRMFLLQRKKYFPLPEYELKPDQVKVTIVGKVLDMSYARKLANLPDLRLEEIILLDKVAKNRPLTHDEIKLLKGKGLIEGRKPNFHISATVAKATGDRSAYIRQRGIDDDYCRKVIIDYLNEFGEGKKVDFERVLLDKLPDVLDEEQKKNKIKNILQQLKNKGLIHPEGKVWKMSKAN is encoded by the coding sequence ATGAAAACTGGCGCTCTCATCAACAAACTTCATGAACTCAGTAGCATGACGTCCGAAAATGAAGTCGTCGAGTTCAAGGAAGCCAGAAACGACTACTCCTTCGAAAAAATCGGCAAATATTTCAGCGCCCTTGCCAACGAAGCCAATCTGAAAGCAATCAAGCATGCCTGGCTTGTCTTTGGCATTCATGACAAGACCCGCCGAATTGTCGGCAGCAACTACAGGGCAGACGGCAGAGCCCTTGAATCCCTGAAAAAGGAGATTGCCGACAAGACGACGAACCGCATTACCTTCGTGGAGATCCACGAGTTGAAACTCCCCGAGGGCCGGGTGCTCATGTTCCAGATTCCGGCCGCACCCAAGGGAATCCCCATCGCCTGGGATGGCCATTACTACGGCCGCGACGGCGAATCCCTCTCGCCCCTCAACCTGGAAGAGATCGAACGCATCCGCAGCCACGGTCCGGATAGGGACTGGAGTGCCGTCATCTGTCATGGCGCAACGCTGGACGACCTGTCACCGGATGGCATCCTTAAAGCCCGGTCGGCGTACAAGACAAAGAACCCCAAATTAGCCGAAGAGATAGACGGCTGGGATGATCTGACTTTCTTGAACAAAGCAAAGGTCTGCATCAAAGGCAAGATAACCCGCGCGGCCATAATCCTGCTGGGCAAAGAGGAAGCGGAGCATTTTATCAGTCCGGCGACCTGCAAGATTACCTGGATCTTGAAGGACCGGGACAACATCGAAAAGGACTACCAGCATTTCAGCTGTCCGCTGATTCTCTCTACGGAGGCCGTGTACGGTAAAATCCGCAACCTGAAGTATCGCTATCTTCCCGACGGTACCCTTTTCCCGGATGAAGTGGATCAATACGAGCCGTATATCATCCGAGAGGCGCTGAACAATTGCATCGCCCACCAGGACTACTCTCTCGGCGGGAAAATAACCGTCGTTGAACGGGAGGATGGCTACCTGACCTTCAGCAATCCCGGCGCCTTCATTCCGCATAGCATCAACGAAGTCCTTTTCTCAGACGCTCCGTCGCCGTACTATCGCAACAAGTTTCTCGCCGATGCAATGGTGAACCTCAACATGATCGATACCATTGGCAGCGGCATCAAGAGGATGTTCCTGTTGCAGCGGAAGAAGTATTTTCCCCTGCCGGAATACGAGCTCAAGCCGGACCAGGTGAAAGTTACCATTGTCGGCAAAGTGCTCGACATGAGCTATGCACGAAAACTCGCGAACCTTCCGGATTTGCGCCTGGAAGAGATCATTCTCCTCGACAAGGTGGCAAAGAACCGTCCCCTGACCCATGACGAAATCAAGCTGTTGAAGGGAAAGGGACTGATCGAGGGAAGAAAGCCAAACTTCCACATCTCCGCGACCGTGGCCAAGGCGACAGGCGACCGAAGCGCCTACATCAGGCAGCGCGGCATTGATGACGATTATTGCAGGAAGGTTATTATCGATTATCTGAACGAGTTCGGAGAGGGGAAAAAAGTCGATTTTGAAAGGGTTCTGTTAGACAAACTTCCCGATGTTTTGGACGAAGAGCAGAAAAAGAATAAAATCAAGAACATTCTGCAACAGCTTAAAAACAAAGGGCTTATCCATCCAGAGGGCAAGGTTTGGAAAATGTCTAAGGCCAACTAG